The Paramisgurnus dabryanus chromosome 1, PD_genome_1.1, whole genome shotgun sequence genome includes a window with the following:
- the gpr85 gene encoding probable G protein-coupled receptor 85 produces the protein MISPPSMANYSHAGDHNILQNVSPLATFLKLTSLGFIIGVGVVGNLLISILLVKDKSLHRAPYYFLLDLCASDILRSAICFPFVFTSVKNGSAWTYGTLTCKVIAFLGVLSCFHTAFMLFCVSVTRYLAIAHHRFYTKRLTFWTCLAVICMVWTLSVAMAFPPVLDVGTYSFIREEDQCTFQHRSFRANDSLGFMLLLALILLATQLVYLKLIFFVHDRRKMKPVQFVPAVSQNWTFHGPGASGQAAANWLAGFGRGPTPPTLLGIRQNSNAAGRRRLLVLDEFKTEKRISRMFYIITFFFLSLWGPYLVACYWRVFARGPVIPGGYLTAAVWMSFAQAGVNPFICIFSNRELRRCFSTTLLYCRKSRLPREPYCVI, from the coding sequence ATGATCTCTCCTCCATCTATGGCGAACTATAGCCATGCAGGGGACCACAACATCTTGCAGAATGTCTCTCCGCTTGCCACTTTCCTTAAATTGACCTCCCTGGGTTTTATCATTGGCGTCGGTGTGGTGGGAAACCTCCTGATTTCCATCCTGCTGGTCAAAGACAAGAGCCTTCATCGAGCGCCCTACTACTTCCTGTTGGACCTGTGCGCCTCTGACATACTCCGCTCGGCCATCTGCTTCCCGTTCGTGttcacctccgtcaaaaatggCTCGGCCTGGACGTACGGCACGCTGACCTGCAAAGTGATCGCCTTTTTGGGCGTGCTCTCCTGTTTCCACACTGCCTTCATGCTGTTCTGCGTCAGCGTGACGCGATACCTGGCGATCGCCCACCATCGCTTTTATACCAAGCGGCTGACCTTCTGGACATGCCTGGCCGTCATATGCATGGTATGGACCCTGTCAGTAGCCATGGCGTTTCCTCCGGTGCTGGACGTGGGCACTTATTCGTTCATTCGAGAGGAGGATCAGTGCACCTTCCAACACCGGTCCTTCCGTGCCAATGACTCGTTGGGCTTCATGCTGCTTCTTGCACTTATTCTCCTGGCCACCCAGCTCGTCTACCTCAAGCTCATATTTTTCGTTCACGACCGCCGAAAGATGAAGCCAGTCCAGTTTGTGCCGGCAGTCAGCCAAAACTGGACCTTTCACGGCCCGGGGGCGAGCGGCCAGGCCGCCGCGAACTGGCTGGCCGGATTTGGCCGAGGCCCCACGCCTCCGACCCTGCTTGGAATCCGGCAGAACAGCAATGCGGCGGGCCGCAGGCGTCTGTTGGTGCTTGACGAGTTTAAGACTGAAAAGAGGATAAGCAGGATGTTCTACATCATCACCTTCTTCTTCCTGAGTCTATGGGGACCCTACCTGGTCGCCTGTTACTGGAGGGTGTTTGCCAGAGGTCCGGTGATACCGGGAGGCTACCTGACGGCAGCCGTGTGGATGAGCTTCGCTCAGGCGGGAGTCAACCCCTTCATCTGCATCTTCTCCAACCGGGAGCTCAGACGTTGCTTTAGCACCACCCTCCTCTATTGCAGAAAATCCAGGTTACCTAGGGAACCCTACTGTGTTATATGA
- the LOC135746965 gene encoding small integral membrane protein 30 — protein sequence MAPNDRNTSPMLCFLLLTLFQTAEAFDGGDAAALLLGATVTVVGFCAFLGWYARRRNGQF from the coding sequence ATGGCTCCCAATGATCGAAATACAAGCCCGATGCTCTGCTTTCTACTCCTGACGCTTTTCCAGACGGCAGAGGCGTTTGATGGAGGAGACGCCGCGGCCCTTCTGCTGGGCGCGACCGTGACTGTCGTGGGCTTCTGCGCGTTTCTCGGCTGGTACGCGCGCAGACGAAACGGCCAGTTTTGA